From a region of the Paenibacillus lutimineralis genome:
- a CDS encoding sporulation protein YjcZ, giving the protein MGEVFGGVGGSCGGGLFTSTAAILVLFILLVIITRAFVF; this is encoded by the coding sequence ATGGGTGAAGTATTTGGCGGTGTAGGCGGTAGCTGTGGCGGTGGATTATTTACATCAACTGCAGCGATTTTAGTTCTGTTCATTTTGCTTGTTATCATTACTCGAGCCTTTGTTTTTTAA